The following coding sequences are from one Odontesthes bonariensis isolate fOdoBon6 chromosome 10, fOdoBon6.hap1, whole genome shotgun sequence window:
- the lamtor5 gene encoding ragulator complex protein LAMTOR5 has product MESTLEQHLDDTMRNPAVVGVLCTDQQGHNLGCRGSLSDEHGGVVSVLAKEASALTRDPTDTPTVCLESDSGNILVRSHGTITVAVHKIAS; this is encoded by the exons ATGGAGTCGACCCTCGAACAGCATCTCGACGACAC CATGAGGAATCCAGCTGTTGTCGGTGTGCTCTGCACGGATCAACAAGGACACAACTTGGGCT GCCGCGGATCCTTGTCTGATGAACATGGAGGGGTTGTGTCCGTTTTAGCCAAAGAAGCTTCAGCTCTCACCAGAGACCCAACAGACACCCCGACGGTGTGCCTGGAGTCTGATTCGGG aaacattCTGGTGAGGAGCCATGGGACCATCACAGTAGCAGTTCACAAGATTGCATCTTGA
- the prok1 gene encoding LOW QUALITY PROTEIN: prokineticin-1 (The sequence of the model RefSeq protein was modified relative to this genomic sequence to represent the inferred CDS: inserted 1 base in 1 codon; substituted 1 base at 1 genomic stop codon) yields the protein MTAXRVWDPVRGAAESVNXLRRLKVSRSPVVVMDFSAVLLSFLLLSLSWSRGAVITGACERDMQCGFGLCCAVSLWLRGLRMCIPRGVDGDECHPFSHKVPYAGKRLHHTCPCLPHLVCTRYADSKYRCTDDFKNMDF from the exons ATGACTGCCTGAAGAGTCTGGGACCCGGTGCGAGGTGCTGCAGAGTCTGTGA TGTTGAGACGATTGAAAGTGTCTAGGTCTCCTGTTGTAGTCATGGACTTCAGCGCAGTGTTGCTGTCCTTCCTCCTGTTGTCTCTGAGCTGGTCCAGAGGAGCCGTCATCACAGGG GCCTGTGAGCGAGATATGCAGTGTGGTTTCGGTCTCTGCTGTGCCGTCAGTTTGTGGCTGAGGGGTCTTAGGATGTGCATTCCAAGAGGTGTGGATGGGGATGAATGCCACCCCTTCAGCCACAAG GTGCCGTACGCAGGGAAAAGGCTACATCACACTTGCCCCTGCCTCCCCCACTTGGTGTGCACCAGGTATGCCGATAGCAAGTATAGATGTACTGACGACTTCAAAAACATGGACTTTTAA
- the LOC142390125 gene encoding LOW QUALITY PROTEIN: pepsin A-like (The sequence of the model RefSeq protein was modified relative to this genomic sequence to represent the inferred CDS: inserted 4 bases in 3 codons; substituted 3 bases at 3 genomic stop codons) — protein MGSGRLLEITVCEHSFTKNNSKGRVHLQRTHKIENPQXSSTLNLGNQPQFIQYSTVSMTVYLASDTLSCPVHPGGLYLNQVFGINHTEAPFMAYMQADGILGLPFQFIASDSGNTIKWGWVSXPMCSIYLTTSEQGGXVVFGGIDSSHYTGQIMWMPLSFNTYRKVKWTGAKNNRQTVGCSVGCXVIDTGTSLTVGPTSDINNINTWVGGSADLRGDLSHPIAAVNCQNFQNMTNVTFTLNGNTFTDSASSYISQSFHDSNTSXWILGDVCIREYXFNNHPKYAGLAISL, from the exons ATGGGCTCAGGAAGACTGTTAGAAATcactgtctgtgaacacagttttaCCAAAAATA ATTCAAAAGGCAGAGTGCATCTGCAGAGAACCCACAAGATAGAGAACCCACAATAGTCCTCCACCTTAAATTTAGGCAACCAGCCCCAGTTCATCCAGTACAGCACTGTCAGCATGACTGTATATCTGGCCAGTGACACTTTGAG TTGTCCTGTGCATCCAGGCGGGCTGTATCTCAACCAGGTGTTTGGAATTAACCACACAGAGGCACCCTTCATGGCTTACATGCAGGCTGACGGCATCCTTGGATTGCCCTTCCAGTTCATTGCCTCTGACAGTGGCAACACGATCAAGTGGGGATGGGTGTCATAGCCCATGTGCTCTATTTACCTGA CAACAAGTGAACAGGGCGGGTAGGTGGTCTTTGGTGGCATTGATAGCAGCCACTACACTGGACAAATCATGTGGATGCCTCTGTCTTTCAATACTTATCGGAAGGTCAAATGGACAGGTGCAAAGAA TAATAGGCAgactgtgggctgctctgtagGCTG CGTCATTGACACCGGTACCTCCCTGACTGTTGGCCCAACCAGTGACATTAACAACATAAATACCTGGGTTGGAGGCTCAGCCGACCTTCGTGGAGATTTGAGTCATCCCATC GCTGCAGTGAACTGTCAGAACTTTCAGAACATGACTAATGTCACCTTCACTCTGAATGGAAACACCTTTACTGACTCTGCATCGTCCTACATCTCTCAG AGCTTCCATGATTCTAACACAA CCTGGATCCTAGGAGATGTCTGTATCAGGGAGT TCTTTAATAATCATCCTAAATATGCTGGCCTGGCCATATCTTTGTAA